In the Nitrosopumilus cobalaminigenes genome, TCAAACACAGCAGTTGCTTTGACCATTCTTCTAGTTGAATAATTTGAGAGGATTCTCAATAATGCTCTTCCACCAGTAATTTTTTCAATCAGTGGAGAAACGGCTTCACACATAGTATTGGTTACATTTGCACCCATTGCATCACCAACATCAATCAATAATTCAACAATTAGCATTTTACCAGATGGAGTGTCAATTTCTTTACATGAAATCTCTTTTGCACCCTTTCCCATTTTTGACAAGGTATTACTTTTTGAATTAGCTAATTGAAGAATTTCATTTGTTGAATTTTTAATTTGTTGAATTGCAGAAGATAAATCAACATCCAAAATTTGTATTTGACCAATGCTAAAAGATTCATTTGCTGTAACTTCAAAACCACCTTTAATTCGTGCAATTTTAGCACCTTTTGATGCAGCAGCAATTACCGAGGGTTCTTCAATTACCATTGGAACTACATAATCCTTATCATTAATCTTGAAGTTTGTAGCAACTCCTAATGGAAGTGAAAATGTTCCAATTGCATTTTCAACCATCTTGTCTGCTTTTTCAAAAGAAATTCCGCCATTTTCATTTTGTAAAATTTCCAATTCCTCAATTGAAAGATTTGCAAAGTTTCCAACAATGTCTAACCTTTCTTTTCTAGATTTTTCAAAAAATTTTGAAATTGATGAATCTGGCATTTTATTTCAGTATCCTCAATAGTTTATCATCCATACTATCTGGAAAACCTTTTCCATCAGTATTTGAAGTAATTACATACAGACTACCATCTTGACCTTGTACCACATCTCTAACACGTCCTATTCCACTTAGAATGGATTTTTGAGAACTAAGTCCTTCATCAAAATCCAATTGATAGAGATTTGCAGCTCTCATAGAAGCCATAATAAATGAAGATTCAAAATCCAAGGACTCTCCAGAATAATACAATATGCCTCCAGGTTCTATACTTGGATCATAGCAAAGGACTGCATCTTCAAATTTTTCATTCCCAGAACATTGTTGCTCAGGCCATCCATAATTTTTACCTGCTTGAATCAGATTAATTTCATCATTTTTTTCTGGTCCAAATTCTGCTACAAACAAATTTCCACTATCATCCCAAGTGATCCCTTGAGGATTTCTGTGTCCCAAAGAGTATACAGGTGAGTTGTTAAAGGGATTATCTTCTGGAATGGTACCATCGTCATTAATTCTTAAAATTTTTCCTGACAATGAATTAAGATCTTGAGGAAGGTGAGAAGCATCAGAAACTGTACCTGTTCCTACATACAATTTGTTATCAGGTCCAAATTTAATAAAACCTCCATTTGTAAATGAAGAACCAGGGATTTTATCTAATATAGTTTCAGCAGTAACAAGTTTATTTTCTGATTCAGTAATTTGTAAAATTTTATTCCACAAAATATCATTTTCTTCATAAGTCATGAAAACATACATCAAATGATTTGTAGAAAAATTTGGGTGTAATGCAA is a window encoding:
- a CDS encoding hydroxymethylglutaryl-CoA reductase, degradative is translated as MPDSSISKFFEKSRKERLDIVGNFANLSIEELEILQNENGGISFEKADKMVENAIGTFSLPLGVATNFKINDKDYVVPMVIEEPSVIAAASKGAKIARIKGGFEVTANESFSIGQIQILDVDLSSAIQQIKNSTNEILQLANSKSNTLSKMGKGAKEISCKEIDTPSGKMLIVELLIDVGDAMGANVTNTMCEAVSPLIEKITGGRALLRILSNYSTRRMVKATAVFEKEAVGGEQVVDNIISAFEFADNDVYRAVTHNKGIMNGTIAVANAVGQDSRAIEAAANAYAAQSGTYRSLSKWSKDNDGNLVGILEIPLSVGIVGGIANVHPVAKVCAKILGASSAQELACVMTATGLAQNYSAIRALATEGIQKGHMRLHARNLAAAAGATTDQIDEIVQKMIEEKKISLDRAKELLEQI
- a CDS encoding PQQ-dependent sugar dehydrogenase, which codes for MDKKIQIAAIAFAIVFSVLVLTSPNDPIPLPEPNSNSDSDFVTVLAENLTKPRAIAVSDDRIFVTEKDGLIRVIQNNTLLESPLATLRTADVFDGGLLGIALHPNFSTNHLMYVFMTYEENDILWNKILQITESENKLVTAETILDKIPGSSFTNGGFIKFGPDNKLYVGTGTVSDASHLPQDLNSLSGKILRINDDGTIPEDNPFNNSPVYSLGHRNPQGITWDDSGNLFVAEFGPEKNDEINLIQAGKNYGWPEQQCSGNEKFEDAVLCYDPSIEPGGILYYSGESLDFESSFIMASMRAANLYQLDFDEGLSSQKSILSGIGRVRDVVQGQDGSLYVITSNTDGKGFPDSMDDKLLRILK